One segment of Allorhodopirellula heiligendammensis DNA contains the following:
- a CDS encoding CCA tRNA nucleotidyltransferase, with amino-acid sequence MRFPPAVLQSPAAREAIRIIERLRDGGYFAVLAGGCVRDALLGRTPKDFDVATDATPESVQRVFGKRHTIAFGASFGVIGVLPPRQRDVERERLVPTEVATFRADGTYSDGRRPDHVTYGTAEADATRRDFTINGLFYDPTSDEILDYVDGITDLQAMHLRTIGDPDRRFDEDKLRMLRAVRFVTTLGLSVEPSTLAAIRQHADSLAVVSGERIGAEMRRVMCQADAVRGLRLLVDTGLYQQVWPQLELANWAKLQFCWERLQLQCFETAMATTLLVLHRNASDAVRDLKKLTQQWKLSTAEQRAISAAIDLAPKIIDCADMPWSMLQPLLVNRDIEVIVAAAQAIAEDRAGIERARVELQREPALLDPPPLLSGDDLIGMGIAPGPHFRSWLDQIRCLQLDNELRTHDDAVAWVRRQA; translated from the coding sequence ATGCGATTCCCCCCAGCCGTCCTGCAATCGCCTGCTGCTCGTGAAGCGATTCGCATCATCGAGCGACTCCGAGACGGCGGCTACTTCGCCGTGCTGGCCGGGGGCTGTGTGCGGGACGCATTGCTCGGTCGGACACCCAAGGATTTCGACGTCGCCACCGACGCGACCCCGGAATCGGTCCAACGTGTCTTCGGGAAGCGACATACCATTGCGTTCGGTGCCTCGTTTGGCGTGATCGGAGTCTTGCCACCACGCCAGCGAGATGTCGAGCGAGAACGACTCGTACCCACCGAAGTTGCGACGTTTCGTGCCGATGGTACCTATAGCGACGGACGGCGTCCCGATCACGTCACCTACGGTACAGCCGAGGCAGATGCGACTCGGCGTGACTTCACCATCAATGGATTGTTCTATGATCCGACGAGTGACGAGATTCTAGATTATGTCGACGGGATCACCGACCTGCAGGCGATGCACCTGCGTACGATCGGCGATCCTGATCGTCGGTTTGACGAAGATAAGCTTCGCATGCTCCGGGCCGTTCGATTTGTCACCACATTGGGACTGAGCGTCGAGCCATCCACACTCGCCGCGATTCGCCAACACGCCGATTCCCTGGCCGTTGTCAGTGGTGAACGCATTGGCGCCGAGATGCGCCGCGTGATGTGTCAAGCCGATGCGGTACGGGGGCTACGTCTGCTAGTCGACACAGGCCTCTACCAACAGGTGTGGCCACAACTTGAATTAGCAAATTGGGCCAAGCTCCAATTTTGCTGGGAACGCTTGCAGTTGCAGTGCTTTGAAACTGCAATGGCGACGACCTTACTGGTCCTCCATCGCAACGCATCCGACGCCGTACGTGACCTAAAAAAACTGACGCAGCAGTGGAAGCTTTCGACGGCGGAGCAACGAGCAATTTCAGCGGCGATTGATCTTGCGCCAAAGATCATCGATTGTGCTGACATGCCCTGGTCAATGCTTCAGCCACTGTTGGTCAACCGAGACATTGAGGTGATTGTCGCCGCCGCCCAGGCGATTGCAGAGGACCGAGCAGGAATCGAACGGGCGCGAGTGGAGTTGCAACGTGAACCTGCGTTGCTCGATCCGCCGCCGCTGCTAAGTGGCGATGATTTGATTGGAATGGGCATCGCGCCCGGTCCACATTTTCGCTCATGGCTAGACCAAATTCGCTGTCTGCAACTCGATAATGAACTGCGCACACACGACGACGCGGTGGCCTGGGTGCGGCGTCAGGCGTAA
- a CDS encoding AAA family ATPase, with the protein MSSSESPQFNSPASDADTVVSVDGVDLKLAHPYDAPGDWIGQNEILRQLLACWITVDSSDLPLTPRLLGSPGVGKTQLAIAAAKQQGVPLYIYQCTADTRPEDLLITPVLSRGGEISYHASPLVSAMIRGGVCVLDEGNRMNEKSWASLAPLFDSRRYVESIVAGITIPASPNFRAAVTMNQDESTFEIPDYILSRLQPTLQVGFPNKQDEMAILQYHLPFAEPEMLALTVDFLQHSHALKLDFSPRDGLNLLRFAIKRMAQDPDHPVARDVAWQEALEKCLGEDAVDLERLAERRSRTLGGDAVPLGLADLFFDPDDPLHPDRRDDDDDDEDF; encoded by the coding sequence ATGAGTTCCTCTGAATCACCCCAATTCAATTCGCCCGCCTCTGACGCGGATACGGTCGTCAGTGTTGATGGTGTCGACTTGAAATTGGCCCATCCGTATGACGCGCCTGGCGACTGGATCGGCCAGAACGAGATTCTCAGGCAGTTGTTGGCCTGTTGGATCACGGTTGACTCCAGCGACCTACCCTTAACGCCTCGCTTGCTCGGTTCGCCTGGGGTTGGCAAGACTCAGTTGGCGATCGCCGCAGCGAAGCAACAGGGCGTGCCGCTGTATATCTACCAGTGCACCGCTGATACACGGCCTGAAGATTTGTTGATCACTCCCGTGCTCAGCCGGGGTGGGGAGATTTCCTATCATGCCTCGCCGCTCGTTAGCGCGATGATTCGTGGCGGTGTCTGCGTGCTCGATGAAGGCAACCGGATGAACGAAAAGTCATGGGCCTCGTTGGCGCCGCTGTTCGATAGCCGGCGGTACGTGGAGTCGATTGTGGCGGGGATCACCATTCCCGCGTCGCCGAACTTTCGAGCGGCCGTGACCATGAACCAGGATGAATCTACATTTGAGATCCCAGATTACATTCTCAGTCGATTGCAACCCACGCTCCAAGTTGGGTTTCCCAACAAGCAGGATGAGATGGCGATCTTGCAGTACCATCTGCCGTTTGCCGAGCCAGAAATGCTCGCCCTGACGGTCGATTTCTTACAACATTCGCACGCGTTGAAGCTAGATTTCTCGCCTCGCGATGGATTGAATCTATTGCGTTTCGCGATCAAGCGAATGGCCCAGGATCCAGATCATCCGGTCGCACGTGACGTCGCTTGGCAGGAGGCCTTGGAAAAGTGCTTAGGAGAGGATGCGGTCGACTTGGAGCGGCTCGCCGAACGGCGCAGCCGAACTCTTGGCGGCGATGCCGTCCCGCTCGGTCTGGCTGATCTGTTTTTTGACCCCGACGATCCCCTCCATCCCGACCGCCGGGACGACGATGATGACGACGAGGATTTTTGA
- a CDS encoding HEAT repeat domain-containing protein: MLVLRPQMMFRVLVAVVAGTACNVGGWVCAGKIELSGGGQLTGDVKAAKKPDGSTTHAVVKIDDDLSVAIAGTHVRYTVVAEDLEEYRDRAAAAGQDAESQFQLAHWCKLNTLLPQHRFHLTRTIELDPDHRLARAALGYIRHNNESGWISAETLRRDQGLIHSSKGWVLPEVLAARNQADEADKQSKLWIKKFRRLHANAVRGDSEAIAEITAIADPMATQAIAAELLRSRNAKSNLRSLRMIYVRLLGRLRNGGTVAALVELGLNEPDELIREEALRQLTEFGAPSAVATYVPLLRSSSPGQVDAAARALTFFVDPELAFAYVDALVTEKQSQVQVGSGGTQAGFGNNGVSGMSQGASVFTKTSSFKHPAALQLVKAIAPGADYGYDETAWRQYFAALRNPYREDMRRDADE, encoded by the coding sequence ATGTTAGTTCTTCGCCCTCAAATGATGTTTCGAGTTCTCGTGGCCGTGGTCGCTGGGACCGCCTGTAACGTAGGCGGATGGGTATGCGCAGGTAAAATTGAACTGTCCGGCGGGGGCCAGTTAACAGGCGATGTCAAAGCCGCCAAGAAACCAGACGGTTCGACGACCCATGCGGTGGTGAAGATCGATGATGACCTGTCCGTCGCTATCGCTGGCACGCACGTTCGCTACACCGTCGTGGCGGAGGACTTGGAAGAGTATCGCGACCGTGCTGCCGCTGCCGGGCAAGATGCTGAATCGCAGTTTCAATTGGCCCACTGGTGCAAACTCAATACCCTACTGCCACAGCATCGATTTCATCTGACCCGCACGATCGAATTGGATCCCGATCATCGTCTGGCCCGCGCCGCACTGGGCTATATTCGCCACAATAACGAGAGCGGCTGGATCAGCGCCGAGACGCTCCGTCGCGACCAAGGCCTGATCCATTCGAGCAAGGGATGGGTGCTACCGGAGGTGTTGGCCGCTCGCAATCAAGCCGACGAGGCGGACAAACAATCTAAACTCTGGATCAAAAAGTTTCGGCGACTGCATGCCAATGCGGTTCGTGGTGACAGCGAAGCAATTGCTGAGATCACAGCGATTGCCGACCCCATGGCGACCCAGGCAATTGCCGCCGAACTGCTGCGCTCGCGAAACGCCAAATCGAACCTTCGCAGCCTGCGAATGATCTATGTGCGTTTATTGGGACGCCTACGAAACGGAGGGACCGTTGCCGCGTTGGTGGAACTGGGCCTAAACGAACCGGACGAATTGATTCGCGAAGAGGCTTTGCGTCAACTTACGGAGTTTGGGGCGCCCTCAGCGGTGGCAACCTACGTGCCGTTGCTCCGTTCCAGTTCTCCTGGACAAGTCGATGCCGCCGCGCGGGCGTTGACCTTTTTCGTCGACCCCGAACTTGCCTTTGCCTACGTCGACGCGCTGGTGACCGAAAAGCAGTCGCAGGTCCAAGTCGGTAGTGGCGGTACTCAGGCGGGATTCGGAAACAATGGCGTCTCCGGTATGAGCCAAGGAGCCTCCGTTTTCACGAAAACATCCTCCTTTAAGCACCCTGCCGCACTGCAACTGGTGAAGGCCATCGCCCCAGGGGCCGACTACGGATACGACGAAACGGCGTGGCGGCAGTATTTCGCCGCACTGAGAAATCCATATCGTGAGGACATGCGGCGAGATGCAGACGAGTAG
- a CDS encoding DNA-directed RNA polymerase subunit alpha C-terminal domain-containing protein — translation MKTRIPLSQAEEDARLRRERLDLSIAEMGLSVRTTNCLEETGILTVRDLLNATPRRLLKISNFGEKTLDEVYDALEQLGFFRPGRQVVTAKAH, via the coding sequence ATGAAGACGCGAATCCCACTGAGCCAAGCCGAAGAGGACGCCCGCCTGCGCCGCGAGCGTTTGGACCTGAGTATTGCCGAGATGGGACTCTCGGTGCGGACGACCAATTGCCTCGAGGAAACCGGCATCTTGACGGTGCGAGATTTACTCAATGCGACCCCCCGCCGCCTCTTGAAAATCAGCAATTTCGGTGAAAAGACGCTCGACGAGGTATACGACGCCCTAGAACAACTCGGATTCTTTCGTCCGGGTCGTCAAGTCGTGACTGCCAAAGCTCATTAG
- a CDS encoding FG-GAP-like repeat-containing protein produces MNAPSPSDTNQSAKPSSRKTLFAIAVVAAALAAVGLWLLWGRGGGPAISHDSPVAHAQLELLRSALAATENLDMRAAEKSWSALHEQLPDDASVALDRAINRVLLVDDLAAQANNPALDADAKKAVRSQLPAAIAAARAGIDDAALVATDQVTPLWLRTRVDMHEAALLPVSMTKSLRREIAQRLVTAIQGDLAKDPRSMVLGGSLIEVLLQMEDPIDGLPHDLRTTASSTLGMLSDQHPDNLFFALRAGRLNIEAENEDAAKYVRRSADLTRAIEPSLARDIRALGVTPEQLVETITAAIASGQWSDADATMMQWFNVLNGTELVKTDRRRAAPHPLDRLSFDALRRVSAELEMTSPIAEGTEPVRFAAHELAATEAASLIQVVDFDLDLDDDIVTLSPSGLMRLWENDGDDSWRAAGQLSLDIPVAGMISADLFVVDSSSPQRLRSGQVTGGRHDTFLNLLVYGEAGVRIVRIDGRADIDSQESRLAIVTEETGLENVGSVTAAVAGDLEADGDLDLVLATAHEGVRMFCNRGNRTFFELPGREDRFAGDDPVSAMAIGDIDRDLDLDIVTVQSKSGRVGMLENLLHLQFRARTLTEIPPVPGAFLVAIEDVDANVSWDLIVSGPTDNSIVFSQTADAGAWTIDHIETAHEETPARAIAIADIDNDSWLELIRSSPGELTMSRIGPWGFGAWTAIQTDLGPTEVSAILTRDFSGDGTIDLAVINGSRAIVCTNSVENTDHYLDVRFKGIDDNASGRVNHFAIGSVLEARFGPHYRARIVTSPSTHFGIDGFDQADSIRAILPNGLTQTIRNPPVDMLVEEEQTLKGSCPYLYAFDGEKFRFVTDCLWAAPLGLQVADGIVAKDRPWEYLKIDGRHIQPRGGSYEFRLTEELWEVAYFDEVKLTAVDHPADVEIWTNEKVGPDNIATPTIFAFAESDRLKPQRAFDPKAREITDKLAAVDRNFVQGFDRRLRQGLCPPHWIDLDFGDLARRLPNQQSGASVYLVLTGWILPTDTSLNIQIDQNPDLPAIEFPSVWVPDAGAEEGWRKAIPFIGFPGGKTKTIVVEVSDVIARNDARLRIRTSAQIYWDAAELVVQPTTAAEYTEQPLALMSASVGFHGYSRAVREDPTHPETYQYDDASLQPRWPPLRGLLTQHGDCLDLLRTWDDKMVVIGAGDEIRLKFSEPAVALPEGWVRDFVMHNVGWDKDADLNTLAGQQIGPLPYRAMTAYPPGPDEAAASETRQALNASHLQRKQSFREFWAR; encoded by the coding sequence ATGAACGCGCCCTCCCCGAGTGACACGAATCAATCCGCGAAACCCAGTTCACGCAAAACTCTGTTCGCGATTGCTGTAGTGGCCGCAGCACTCGCCGCGGTTGGGTTGTGGCTGCTTTGGGGACGCGGTGGTGGGCCGGCGATCTCCCACGATTCGCCCGTCGCACATGCACAGCTAGAACTGCTCCGATCGGCGCTCGCTGCGACTGAAAACCTCGACATGCGGGCGGCCGAGAAGTCCTGGTCGGCCCTCCATGAGCAACTGCCCGATGATGCATCGGTGGCACTCGATCGCGCGATCAATCGCGTGCTGCTGGTCGATGACTTGGCAGCTCAAGCCAACAATCCTGCACTGGATGCGGATGCGAAAAAGGCGGTCCGATCGCAATTACCCGCAGCGATCGCAGCGGCTCGGGCTGGCATTGATGATGCCGCCCTCGTCGCCACCGACCAGGTCACGCCGCTATGGCTGAGAACTCGCGTGGACATGCATGAAGCCGCATTGCTTCCGGTTTCGATGACCAAAAGCCTGCGTCGTGAAATCGCGCAGCGTTTGGTTACCGCAATTCAGGGAGACCTTGCAAAAGACCCTCGCAGCATGGTGTTAGGTGGATCGCTCATCGAGGTGCTTTTGCAAATGGAGGATCCCATTGATGGCTTGCCCCATGACCTCCGCACCACTGCCAGCAGTACGCTCGGCATGCTTTCGGATCAGCATCCCGATAACCTCTTTTTCGCTCTTCGGGCGGGGCGATTGAACATTGAAGCTGAGAACGAGGATGCGGCGAAATATGTGCGGCGAAGCGCTGACTTAACCCGCGCGATCGAGCCTTCCTTAGCGCGGGATATTCGGGCTCTCGGCGTGACCCCCGAGCAACTCGTGGAAACAATCACAGCCGCGATCGCCAGCGGGCAGTGGAGTGATGCCGATGCGACCATGATGCAGTGGTTCAACGTCCTCAACGGAACCGAACTGGTTAAAACAGACCGCCGCCGCGCTGCCCCGCATCCGCTTGATCGACTCAGTTTTGACGCCCTGCGGCGAGTCTCGGCGGAACTTGAGATGACCTCCCCGATTGCAGAGGGCACCGAACCCGTTCGTTTTGCGGCGCATGAATTGGCCGCGACCGAAGCAGCATCGCTCATCCAAGTCGTCGACTTTGATCTCGATCTGGACGATGACATCGTGACGCTCAGCCCATCTGGATTGATGCGACTGTGGGAGAACGATGGCGATGATTCCTGGCGGGCCGCAGGTCAATTGTCATTGGATATACCGGTGGCGGGAATGATCTCCGCAGATCTATTTGTCGTCGACAGCAGCAGCCCACAGCGGCTGCGGAGTGGTCAAGTGACCGGCGGGCGTCACGATACGTTTTTGAACCTGCTTGTCTACGGCGAGGCAGGAGTGAGAATTGTGCGGATCGACGGTCGAGCGGACATCGACAGCCAGGAGTCCCGGTTGGCCATCGTGACTGAGGAAACCGGCTTAGAAAACGTGGGGTCTGTCACCGCGGCGGTCGCAGGTGACTTGGAGGCAGATGGAGATTTGGATCTGGTGCTGGCGACCGCCCACGAAGGCGTGCGGATGTTCTGTAACCGTGGCAACCGCACGTTTTTTGAGCTGCCCGGTCGCGAGGATCGTTTTGCAGGCGACGATCCGGTTTCCGCGATGGCGATCGGGGACATTGACCGCGACCTGGACTTGGACATCGTCACGGTGCAATCCAAGTCGGGGCGGGTGGGCATGCTCGAAAATCTGTTGCACCTTCAATTTCGCGCTCGCACGCTAACTGAGATCCCGCCCGTGCCCGGAGCCTTCTTGGTCGCAATTGAAGATGTCGATGCCAACGTATCGTGGGACTTGATTGTTAGCGGCCCTACCGACAATTCAATCGTATTCTCACAGACAGCCGATGCTGGTGCATGGACGATTGATCACATCGAAACCGCCCATGAAGAGACGCCTGCTCGGGCCATTGCGATCGCGGATATCGACAACGACTCGTGGCTGGAATTAATTCGGAGCTCACCAGGCGAGCTGACGATGTCGCGGATTGGCCCGTGGGGATTTGGCGCGTGGACGGCAATTCAAACGGATCTTGGCCCAACCGAGGTTTCCGCGATCCTCACGCGAGACTTCAGCGGGGATGGGACCATTGATTTGGCTGTGATCAACGGGTCGCGAGCGATCGTCTGTACAAATAGCGTGGAGAACACGGATCACTATCTCGACGTGCGTTTCAAGGGCATTGACGACAACGCCAGCGGACGGGTCAATCACTTCGCCATCGGTAGCGTGCTCGAAGCCCGGTTTGGACCCCACTACCGTGCCCGCATTGTGACCTCACCCTCCACTCATTTTGGCATCGATGGGTTCGATCAAGCCGATAGTATTCGCGCGATTCTGCCGAACGGATTGACACAGACGATTCGCAATCCGCCGGTTGACATGCTCGTTGAAGAGGAGCAAACACTGAAGGGATCGTGCCCCTATCTTTATGCGTTTGATGGCGAGAAATTTCGATTCGTGACGGACTGCCTCTGGGCTGCACCGCTGGGATTGCAGGTTGCCGATGGGATCGTAGCCAAGGATCGACCGTGGGAGTATCTCAAGATCGATGGTCGCCACATTCAACCGCGTGGCGGCAGCTACGAGTTTCGCCTGACCGAAGAGTTATGGGAGGTCGCCTACTTTGACGAAGTTAAACTGACCGCGGTCGATCATCCCGCCGATGTGGAGATTTGGACCAACGAGAAAGTCGGCCCGGACAACATCGCCACGCCGACCATTTTTGCGTTCGCGGAATCCGATCGCCTAAAGCCGCAACGCGCATTTGATCCAAAAGCACGCGAAATCACCGACAAACTCGCCGCAGTGGACCGCAATTTTGTGCAAGGTTTCGATCGTCGCCTGCGTCAAGGATTGTGTCCGCCCCACTGGATTGATCTCGATTTTGGCGACCTCGCCCGCCGCCTTCCCAACCAGCAATCTGGGGCGAGCGTGTACCTGGTTTTGACCGGGTGGATTCTGCCGACGGACACGTCGCTGAATATCCAAATTGATCAAAATCCAGATCTGCCGGCAATCGAGTTTCCCTCGGTGTGGGTTCCCGACGCGGGGGCCGAAGAGGGATGGCGTAAAGCCATCCCATTCATTGGTTTCCCCGGTGGGAAAACCAAGACGATCGTCGTGGAGGTTAGCGACGTCATCGCTCGCAATGATGCCCGGTTGCGAATCCGCACGTCTGCGCAGATTTACTGGGACGCCGCTGAACTCGTTGTGCAGCCGACAACAGCAGCTGAGTACACTGAACAGCCGCTGGCTTTGATGTCAGCCTCGGTTGGGTTTCATGGCTACTCCCGGGCCGTTCGGGAAGACCCAACCCATCCGGAAACCTATCAATACGATGACGCCTCGTTGCAACCCCGATGGCCACCGCTCCGTGGCCTGTTGACGCAGCATGGTGATTGCCTCGATCTGCTGCGTACTTGGGACGACAAGATGGTGGTGATTGGTGCTGGCGATGAGATTCGGCTGAAGTTTTCCGAGCCCGCTGTTGCGCTCCCTGAAGGATGGGTACGCGACTTCGTGATGCACAATGTCGGTTGGGATAAGGATGCTGACCTCAATACACTCGCGGGCCAGCAGATTGGCCCGCTGCCATATCGCGCCATGACGGCGTATCCTCCCGGGCCCGACGAGGCGGCTGCCAGCGAAACACGACAGGCTCTCAATGCGAGTCATTTGCAGCGGAAACAATCTTTCCGCGAGTTCTGGGCTCGCTGA
- a CDS encoding DUF971 domain-containing protein has translation MNLDDPVTHTPTAIERIGDTGIRILWSDGQTTQWTAQQLRDVCPCATCREKRGKLHGDATSDASAKTPPSRPLGLPVLSAAEAQPTRIEGMQPVGTYAYNIAFSDGHHSGLFTFARLRRDEE, from the coding sequence ATGAATCTTGACGATCCTGTTACGCACACACCCACCGCGATCGAACGTATCGGTGACACGGGTATTCGCATTCTCTGGAGTGACGGCCAAACCACACAGTGGACGGCGCAGCAACTCCGCGACGTCTGCCCCTGTGCCACCTGCCGAGAGAAACGTGGCAAATTGCACGGCGATGCGACGTCAGATGCCAGTGCGAAGACACCACCCAGCCGACCGCTCGGGCTGCCCGTACTCAGTGCAGCCGAGGCGCAACCGACGCGTATCGAGGGTATGCAGCCGGTCGGCACCTACGCCTACAATATCGCGTTCAGTGACGGTCATCACTCGGGATTATTTACGTTTGCAAGGTTACGCCGCGATGAAGAATAG
- a CDS encoding phosphoadenylyl-sulfate reductase: MKLDEQGIPLVGGARVADPPLEPTPEFLAELSKESESLENETPQAILKWAVDRYAPKFTMATAFGPEGMTIIHMLAEIAPETPVFNLETGYQFEETLQLRERVRERYGMTVEYKYPKLTVEEFERENGGPIYATDPNRCCFERKLRVLHEAARGWHAWASAIRRDQSEDRAKAPIVGWDRKFQLVKISPLANWTKQQVWSLISKQEIPYNPLHDQGYPSIGCQPCTRSVMAGEDERSGRWSGFQKTECGLHN, encoded by the coding sequence ATGAAACTTGATGAGCAGGGCATTCCATTGGTGGGTGGAGCGAGGGTTGCTGATCCACCCCTGGAACCGACTCCAGAATTTTTGGCCGAGCTCTCGAAAGAAAGCGAATCTCTTGAGAACGAAACACCGCAAGCAATTTTGAAGTGGGCGGTGGATCGCTATGCTCCGAAATTTACCATGGCCACGGCATTCGGCCCCGAAGGCATGACGATCATTCACATGCTCGCCGAGATCGCCCCAGAAACACCCGTTTTCAACTTAGAGACGGGCTATCAGTTTGAAGAGACGCTGCAACTCCGCGAGCGAGTCCGCGAGCGGTATGGGATGACCGTCGAGTACAAGTATCCCAAGCTCACCGTGGAGGAGTTCGAGCGAGAGAACGGCGGGCCAATCTACGCAACCGACCCGAATCGCTGCTGCTTTGAACGGAAGCTACGCGTATTGCACGAGGCGGCACGTGGTTGGCATGCGTGGGCCAGCGCGATTCGGCGGGATCAGAGTGAAGATCGTGCCAAGGCGCCGATCGTCGGCTGGGACCGGAAATTTCAACTCGTCAAAATCAGTCCACTGGCCAATTGGACTAAGCAGCAGGTGTGGTCGTTGATTTCGAAGCAAGAAATCCCCTACAACCCCCTGCACGATCAGGGCTACCCCAGTATCGGTTGCCAACCATGCACCCGCTCAGTGATGGCGGGCGAAGACGAGCGGTCAGGCCGTTGGAGCGGATTTCAGAAGACAGAATGCGGGCTGCACAATTAG
- a CDS encoding lipase family protein — protein sequence MIDSEPTSGNAPGASPQQSPIGDLKEPSGVVHDKNEVPVVVYSRARGPIAEMTFLQRSLLFAELAMVSYNDEREAAEAARFVGFPDVTFFEHDGSQAYRFRNDDDCVIACRGTEPNEWNDIRADANAAAVLAETAGKVHRGFKTEVDDLWPMLETALIGNDLPVWFCGHSLGGAMATICAGRCFLSHIQSIPSALFTYGSPRVGDKRYINFVRLDHYRFVNNNDIVTRTPPAWMGYRHCGTEVYIDRDGHIGHLDALQKRHDRWRGFLKGIRRFRIDHFSDHPLHQYLGPILEAARREQVELARGDDAVEAAELTR from the coding sequence ATGATCGATTCAGAACCCACGTCAGGAAACGCGCCGGGAGCTTCTCCGCAGCAGAGTCCAATCGGCGATTTAAAAGAGCCTTCTGGGGTGGTTCACGACAAGAACGAAGTGCCCGTGGTCGTCTACAGCCGCGCTCGTGGCCCGATCGCTGAGATGACTTTCTTGCAGCGATCGTTGTTGTTCGCGGAACTGGCAATGGTTTCGTACAACGATGAGCGTGAAGCCGCCGAGGCCGCGCGTTTCGTGGGGTTTCCTGACGTCACTTTTTTTGAGCATGATGGTTCGCAGGCCTATCGGTTCCGAAATGATGACGACTGTGTGATCGCTTGCCGAGGAACCGAGCCCAATGAGTGGAACGACATTCGCGCCGATGCCAATGCTGCTGCCGTATTGGCTGAAACGGCGGGTAAGGTCCATCGCGGATTCAAGACGGAGGTTGACGACTTATGGCCGATGCTCGAGACGGCGCTGATCGGTAACGATCTTCCGGTGTGGTTCTGTGGTCACTCTCTGGGCGGTGCGATGGCAACCATTTGTGCGGGCCGGTGTTTTCTGTCGCATATCCAAAGCATCCCGAGTGCGTTGTTCACCTACGGCAGCCCTCGCGTGGGTGATAAACGCTACATTAACTTTGTCAGACTCGATCACTATCGATTCGTCAACAACAACGATATCGTGACTCGCACCCCACCGGCTTGGATGGGGTACCGCCATTGTGGCACGGAAGTTTACATTGACCGTGATGGCCACATCGGACATCTCGATGCGTTGCAGAAACGTCACGACCGCTGGCGTGGATTCCTCAAGGGCATTCGGCGATTTCGAATCGATCATTTTTCGGATCATCCCTTGCATCAATACCTCGGGCCGATTCTCGAGGCGGCGCGTCGCGAGCAGGTCGAATTGGCCCGTGGTGACGATGCGGTTGAGGCTGCCGAATTGACTCGCTGA
- a CDS encoding redoxin domain-containing protein, whose translation MNIASLRVASVLLSIAFSCQNWLPSSRADDAATATKSPPYLLQMIRDDAVHQELGLNAATIEQIDQAIAEVDPRWWVSRILPAETQAAEINELTEQLRASLIEILSDDQLQRLKQLERQAAGTRMLQTADAVERLAITASQSEQLKQRFAMTDEETTKIQKQLMDKTIDAEQAGRQTVAVQQEERQTLLQVLSEAQRGKIGAMVGAPFDFATVKRTYPRGPEFVTDGATWIDGEAVNLADLRGKVVVIFFYAFQCINCQRNFPHYLAWHREMADDGLVVIGIQSPETSAERNLAKVTAARISDGFEFPVLFDQASNNWRAWGTTMWPTTYLIDKDGFIRRWWQGEMNWQGTPGEQQMRATIEELLAE comes from the coding sequence ATGAATATCGCTTCTCTACGCGTCGCCAGCGTCCTACTGAGCATTGCGTTTAGCTGCCAAAACTGGTTACCAAGCTCGCGAGCGGATGATGCAGCGACCGCGACAAAGTCGCCACCGTACCTGCTTCAGATGATTCGCGACGATGCGGTACATCAGGAGTTAGGACTTAACGCAGCAACCATTGAACAGATAGATCAAGCCATTGCGGAAGTCGATCCGCGTTGGTGGGTGAGTCGCATTCTCCCAGCCGAAACGCAGGCCGCTGAAATCAATGAGCTCACCGAGCAGTTGCGAGCTAGCCTCATCGAAATCCTAAGTGACGATCAGCTGCAGCGGTTGAAGCAACTCGAACGACAAGCGGCTGGGACTCGCATGTTGCAAACTGCCGATGCTGTCGAGCGGTTGGCGATCACTGCCTCTCAGTCGGAGCAGCTAAAGCAGCGATTTGCGATGACCGATGAAGAGACCACCAAGATTCAGAAGCAGTTGATGGACAAGACGATTGATGCCGAGCAGGCTGGTCGCCAGACGGTGGCGGTCCAACAGGAGGAGAGACAAACGCTGCTCCAAGTCTTGTCTGAGGCTCAACGTGGCAAAATCGGCGCGATGGTGGGCGCCCCCTTCGACTTTGCTACCGTTAAACGCACCTATCCTCGCGGCCCCGAGTTTGTCACCGACGGGGCGACTTGGATTGACGGCGAAGCGGTGAATTTGGCCGACCTTCGTGGCAAAGTTGTCGTCATTTTTTTCTATGCGTTTCAGTGCATCAATTGCCAACGGAATTTCCCTCACTATCTTGCTTGGCATCGCGAGATGGCCGATGACGGGCTAGTAGTCATCGGGATTCAAAGCCCCGAGACTTCTGCAGAGCGGAACCTCGCTAAGGTGACGGCAGCCAGGATTAGCGATGGATTTGAGTTTCCAGTGCTGTTTGACCAAGCATCCAACAATTGGCGGGCGTGGGGAACGACGATGTGGCCGACGACCTATCTCATCGATAAAGACGGTTTCATTCGCCGCTGGTGGCAGGGGGAGATGAACTGGCAGGGCACCCCGGGGGAACAGCAGATGCGAGCGACCATTGAGGAGTTGCTCGCTGAGTGA